In Armatimonadota bacterium, a single genomic region encodes these proteins:
- a CDS encoding HD domain-containing protein yields the protein MHPALETIRSCVVGTPFEGDLYLVGGAVRDSLLGLDGSDDLDLVSTQPASALVELLWNRGVCDFHPVVYERFGTAMVSVGGQKVEVVQTRRESYSARSRKPSVQPGTLREDAERRDFTINSLMRSLNDWSLVDPLGCGVDDLQNGVLRTPLEPRKTFHDDPLRMLRAVRFRHRFGFSYFEGLAEAISISAPRLKIISTERIRDEVFKMLLHPSASAALDDLLSLGLLEQFLPEFLPLKGCEQGEWHYQDAWDHTRQVVDNLHNLSRRIGKIQVESVESGEDHDLEPVAHLTPQPPLPPGAEMGSPGIATLLAGLFHDVAKPQTRTEPVPGEVHFYGHDHEGAKVARRVLKRLKVPGDTIDVVSILVENHMRLSSANEFGTPAIRRLIRDMGEQLDPLLDLCEADRLAHKNGAPLTDLRQRIDKVRKETPAESLESPLSGEEIMELLSLPPGPEVGVWKKRLVEALIEGTIEDPDSARAWLLNGIAVGVTSTSSATDSPQQS from the coding sequence ATGCATCCCGCCCTCGAAACCATCCGATCATGCGTGGTCGGAACGCCTTTCGAGGGCGATTTGTATTTAGTCGGAGGGGCAGTCCGGGATTCTTTGCTGGGGCTCGACGGCTCAGATGACCTTGATCTCGTCTCGACTCAGCCCGCTTCCGCGCTGGTGGAGTTGCTTTGGAATCGTGGTGTCTGTGATTTCCATCCCGTCGTCTATGAGCGGTTTGGGACAGCAATGGTATCGGTTGGTGGGCAGAAAGTCGAGGTAGTCCAGACTCGACGGGAGTCCTACTCTGCTCGTTCCCGCAAGCCCTCAGTTCAGCCAGGGACGCTTCGCGAGGATGCTGAGCGGAGGGATTTCACGATCAACTCCTTGATGAGATCGCTTAACGATTGGTCGCTTGTGGATCCGCTCGGATGTGGCGTTGACGATCTTCAAAATGGTGTCCTCAGAACCCCGTTGGAACCTAGAAAGACATTCCACGATGACCCCCTCCGTATGCTCCGAGCCGTCCGATTCCGGCATCGGTTTGGCTTCTCGTATTTCGAAGGATTGGCGGAAGCGATTTCTATTTCGGCTCCAAGATTGAAGATCATTTCGACGGAAAGGATTCGAGACGAGGTGTTCAAAATGCTGCTACATCCTTCCGCGTCGGCTGCCTTGGACGACCTCTTGTCACTCGGCTTACTTGAGCAATTCTTGCCTGAGTTCCTTCCTCTCAAGGGTTGTGAGCAAGGGGAGTGGCACTACCAGGATGCCTGGGATCACACACGGCAGGTGGTGGATAACTTGCATAACCTATCAAGACGGATCGGGAAGATTCAGGTCGAATCGGTAGAGTCAGGCGAGGATCATGACTTGGAGCCAGTCGCCCACCTCACCCCCCAACCCCCTCTCCCCCCTGGGGCGGAAATGGGGAGTCCGGGCATTGCTACGCTCCTTGCCGGCCTCTTCCATGACGTTGCCAAACCGCAAACTCGCACCGAACCGGTGCCCGGAGAGGTGCACTTTTACGGCCACGATCATGAAGGGGCGAAGGTCGCCCGTCGGGTTCTGAAACGGCTGAAAGTGCCGGGAGACACTATCGACGTTGTCTCGATCCTGGTTGAAAACCATATGCGGCTGAGCAGTGCAAACGAGTTCGGAACTCCGGCGATTCGGCGGCTGATTCGGGATATGGGTGAGCAGTTGGATCCGCTTCTCGACCTCTGCGAGGCAGATCGACTCGCTCACAAGAATGGGGCTCCGCTGACCGATCTGCGCCAGCGGATTGACAAAGTCCGTAAAGAAACCCCAGCGGAGAGCCTGGAGAGTCCGCTGTCAGGCGAGGAGATCATGGAACTGCTCTCGCTCCCACCAGGGCCAGAGGTAGGCGTCTGGAAAAAGAGACTGGTCGAAGCCTTGATCGAAGGAACGATTGAGGATCCTGACTCCGCTAGGGCCTGGCTACTCAATGGGATCGCAGTCGGGGTTACTTCAACATCGTCAGCAACAGATTCGCCGCAACAATCTTGA